The Methylomicrobium agile genome has a segment encoding these proteins:
- a CDS encoding IS5 family transposase — protein sequence MKQLGLSAPLFVKKPKQTRRQQFLQEMEQVVPWALWTRRIAPHYPMAGRGRRPFALATMLRIHLMQQWFGYSDPAMEEALHDMPLLREFAGLDAGEEAMPDETTILKFRRLLERHQLAQTLFDETAALLADKGLLLRQGTIVDATLIAAPPSTKNRDRKRDGEMSSTKKGNNYHFGMKAHIGVDAASGLVHTVEITTAKVADGVMTDALLHGDEQVVLGDRAYTRKDRNLAAERQEGEPVWAFPFKRRKGEELPAEQALCNRMLASLRSAVEHPFRIVKRQFGYTKVRYRGLFKNAQQLYLLFALGNLYHIRQALMPA from the coding sequence ATGAAACAACTCGGACTCAGTGCCCCGCTGTTCGTGAAGAAGCCGAAGCAGACCCGACGCCAACAATTCCTCCAGGAGATGGAACAGGTGGTACCGTGGGCGTTGTGGACGCGTCGGATTGCGCCGCACTATCCGATGGCGGGCCGAGGCCGGCGTCCCTTTGCTTTGGCGACGATGTTGCGTATCCACCTGATGCAGCAGTGGTTCGGCTATTCTGATCCGGCGATGGAGGAGGCCTTGCACGACATGCCCTTGTTGCGCGAATTTGCCGGGCTCGATGCCGGTGAAGAGGCGATGCCGGATGAGACGACGATCCTCAAGTTTCGGCGCCTGTTGGAACGCCATCAGTTGGCACAAACGCTGTTCGATGAAACGGCGGCATTGTTAGCCGACAAAGGCTTGTTGCTGCGGCAAGGGACGATCGTGGATGCCACCTTGATTGCCGCCCCGCCCTCGACCAAGAACCGCGATCGCAAACGGGATGGCGAGATGAGTTCCACCAAGAAAGGCAACAACTATCACTTTGGCATGAAAGCGCACATTGGGGTCGATGCCGCATCGGGGCTGGTGCACACCGTCGAGATCACTACTGCGAAAGTGGCGGACGGGGTGATGACCGATGCGTTGCTGCACGGCGATGAACAGGTCGTGCTGGGCGACCGGGCCTATACGCGCAAGGATCGCAATCTGGCGGCGGAACGTCAGGAAGGCGAGCCAGTCTGGGCTTTTCCGTTCAAGCGCCGGAAGGGCGAAGAGTTGCCGGCGGAGCAAGCCCTTTGCAACCGCATGTTGGCTTCGCTGCGGTCCGCGGTCGAACACCCGTTCCGGATCGTCAAGCGCCAATTCGGTTATACCAAAGTGCGCTACCGGGGACTTTTCAAGAACGCGCAGCAACTCTACTTGCTGTTTGCCCTCGGTAATCTTTACCACATCCGGCAGGCGTTGATGCCGGCCTAG
- a CDS encoding YnfA family protein, with translation MFEIKTVALFFVTALSEILGCYLPYLWLKENKSPWLLVPAAISLALFAWLLSLHPTAAGRVYAAYGGIYIFVAVMWLWVVDGIKPSVWDLTGSLIALCGMAVILFAPKHG, from the coding sequence ATGTTTGAGATCAAGACTGTCGCCCTGTTTTTTGTCACCGCCCTGTCCGAGATCCTGGGTTGCTATTTGCCTTATCTCTGGCTCAAGGAAAACAAGTCGCCGTGGTTGCTGGTTCCGGCAGCGATCAGCCTCGCCCTGTTTGCCTGGCTGCTGTCGTTGCACCCGACTGCGGCCGGCCGGGTATATGCCGCCTACGGCGGCATCTATATTTTTGTCGCGGTCATGTGGTTATGGGTGGTCGATGGAATCAAACCTTCGGTGTGGGACCTGACTGGTTCATTGATAGCCTTATGCGGCATGGCAGTCATCCTGTTTGCGCCAAAACATGGGTAA
- a CDS encoding protein-L-isoaspartate(D-aspartate) O-methyltransferase, with product MNSTLLGIGMTSRRTRERMAKRLLEQGIRNNKVLDVMSRTPRHIFVDEALSSRAYEDTALPIGFNQTISQPYTVAKMTELLLEFGRPGKVLEIGTGCGYQTAILAQLVDHVYTVERILPLHKKAKDHLWSLRLKNISYLHSDGGWGWPEHAPYDGILVAAAPSEIPEMLLEQMAVGGVMIIPIGRGDRQELQRVFRTENGYEIEELEPVTFVPFLAGRE from the coding sequence ATGAATTCCACCTTGCTAGGCATCGGCATGACTTCGCGGCGGACCCGTGAACGGATGGCCAAGCGCCTGCTCGAACAGGGCATCCGCAACAATAAAGTGCTGGATGTGATGAGCCGGACGCCGCGGCATATTTTTGTGGACGAAGCGTTGTCGAGCCGAGCTTATGAGGATACGGCGCTGCCGATCGGTTTCAACCAGACCATTTCGCAGCCTTATACCGTCGCCAAGATGACCGAATTGCTGCTCGAATTCGGGCGTCCCGGCAAGGTGCTGGAAATCGGGACCGGCTGCGGCTACCAGACCGCGATTCTGGCGCAGCTGGTCGATCATGTGTACACGGTCGAACGGATTCTGCCGCTGCATAAGAAGGCCAAGGACCACTTATGGAGCCTGAGGCTGAAAAATATCAGCTATCTGCACAGCGACGGCGGCTGGGGCTGGCCGGAGCACGCGCCGTATGACGGGATTCTGGTGGCGGCGGCGCCTTCCGAAATTCCCGAAATGCTGCTCGAACAAATGGCGGTCGGCGGCGTGATGATCATCCCGATCGGGCGCGGCGACAGACAGGAACTGCAGCGGGTGTTCAGGACCGAGAACGGCTATGAGATTGAAGAACTGGAACCGGTGACCTTCGTGCCGTTTCTGGCCGGCCGGGAGTGA
- the surE gene encoding 5'/3'-nucleotidase SurE, with the protein MHILLSNDDGYLAEGLVALAGALRPYADISVVAPDRNRSAASNSLTLEMPLRAHVADNGFIKVDGTPTDCVHLAITGLLEPEPDMVFAGINHGANLGDDVLYSGTVAAATEGRFLGLPAVAISLACNEEPQHFETAAEVAVVLLKRLVDRPLPRDTLLNVNVPDVAPEDIQGYRATRLGQRHKSEPVIKQRDPRGRSIYWIGPPGAEQDAGPGTDFHAVSMGFVSITPLQLDLTWYDRINMVRNWLSGEVCA; encoded by the coding sequence ATGCATATTTTGTTGAGTAACGACGACGGTTATCTGGCCGAAGGACTCGTCGCGCTGGCCGGCGCCTTGCGTCCCTATGCCGATATCTCGGTCGTGGCGCCCGATCGCAATCGCAGCGCGGCCAGCAATTCGCTGACCCTGGAAATGCCGCTCCGCGCGCACGTGGCCGACAACGGCTTCATCAAGGTCGACGGCACGCCGACCGATTGCGTGCACTTGGCCATCACGGGGCTCCTGGAGCCGGAACCGGACATGGTGTTCGCGGGAATCAACCACGGCGCGAATCTGGGCGACGATGTCCTGTATTCGGGCACGGTCGCCGCAGCCACCGAAGGGCGCTTTCTGGGCTTGCCGGCGGTGGCGATTTCGCTGGCCTGCAACGAAGAGCCGCAGCATTTCGAAACGGCGGCCGAGGTGGCGGTGGTGCTGTTGAAGCGCCTCGTCGACAGGCCGTTGCCGCGCGATACTCTGCTGAACGTGAACGTGCCGGACGTCGCGCCCGAAGATATTCAGGGCTACCGGGCGACCCGGCTGGGCCAGCGCCACAAGTCGGAACCGGTCATTAAACAGCGGGATCCGCGCGGACGGTCGATTTATTGGATAGGCCCGCCCGGCGCGGAGCAGGACGCGGGGCCGGGGACCGATTTTCACGCCGTCAGCATGGGATTTGTCTCGATCACGCCGCTGCAATTGGATTTGACTTGGTACGATAGAATCAATATGGTCAGAAACTGGCTTTCCGGGGAGGTTTGCGCATGA
- a CDS encoding Smr/MutS family protein, whose amino-acid sequence MTKKIPDSEDSGLFHLAIGQVRAIKDDKVRLDSGEKPKPYPKHRPAEAESRLAEQQDYDLDPVSIEDRLSYLAPGVQKSVPAKMRKGQFGLDAEIDLHGLTSEEAKRQLLIFLQRAVIDGCRCVLIIHGKGYRSPDNLPVLKNSLNLWLRQHRDVLAFCSAKPRDGGAGAVLVLLRLSEKFAKRDELLF is encoded by the coding sequence GTGACAAAAAAAATCCCCGATTCCGAAGACAGCGGACTGTTCCATCTCGCCATCGGCCAGGTGCGTGCGATCAAGGACGACAAAGTACGGCTGGATAGCGGCGAAAAACCGAAGCCGTACCCGAAACATCGACCCGCCGAAGCCGAAAGCCGCCTTGCCGAACAACAGGATTACGACCTGGATCCGGTCAGCATCGAAGACCGGCTCAGCTATCTTGCGCCGGGAGTACAGAAAAGCGTGCCCGCCAAAATGCGCAAGGGCCAGTTCGGGCTGGACGCCGAAATCGACCTGCACGGCCTGACCAGCGAGGAAGCGAAGCGTCAGCTCTTGATATTCCTGCAACGCGCGGTGATCGATGGCTGCCGTTGCGTACTGATCATTCACGGCAAGGGCTACCGTTCGCCCGACAATCTGCCGGTTCTGAAAAACAGCCTGAATCTCTGGCTGCGCCAGCACCGGGATGTGCTGGCCTTCTGTTCGGCGAAACCACGGGATGGCGGAGCGGGCGCAGTGCTGGTCCTGCTCAGGTTGTCCGAAAAATTCGCCAAAAGAGACGAGCTGCTATTTTAA
- the truD gene encoding tRNA pseudouridine(13) synthase TruD — MSPFILPAWPFAYGGPSGWGTIRAFPEDFIVQEVLAFEPSGTGEHAFLQIRKIGENTDYVARQLARFADVRQRDIGFAGLKDRHAVTTQWFSVWLPGKADPDWAAFASASIEVLQATRHARKLQRGALSCNRFGLTVREWRGDRDKAEAQLDALQVSGIPNYFGEQRFGHRGRNVEQALALFQGKKAGREQRSLYLSAARSFLFNQVLAGRVEQRTWNRPLPGEICMLDKSHSRFKADTLDQAIAGRVEAGEIHPTGVLWGRGDSGVTEAVAALEAEVIGRFPELAEGLQDSGVEIERRALRVNVPDLAWEFLDDRLQLRFSLPAGSYATALLREVIDWND, encoded by the coding sequence ATGTCTCCTTTTATCCTTCCTGCTTGGCCTTTTGCATACGGCGGCCCTTCGGGCTGGGGCACCATCCGTGCTTTTCCCGAAGACTTCATCGTCCAAGAAGTGCTGGCGTTCGAGCCGTCCGGAACGGGCGAGCATGCTTTCCTGCAGATTCGCAAGATCGGCGAGAATACCGACTATGTGGCACGGCAACTGGCCCGTTTTGCGGATGTCAGGCAGCGCGACATCGGCTTTGCGGGGCTCAAGGACCGCCACGCGGTCACCACCCAATGGTTCAGCGTCTGGCTGCCGGGCAAAGCCGATCCGGACTGGGCCGCGTTCGCCTCGGCTTCGATTGAAGTGCTGCAGGCGACCCGCCATGCACGCAAATTGCAGCGCGGCGCTTTATCCTGCAACCGTTTCGGTTTGACCGTCAGGGAGTGGCGGGGCGATCGGGATAAAGCCGAAGCGCAGCTGGATGCGCTCCAGGTTTCGGGTATCCCCAACTATTTCGGCGAGCAGCGTTTCGGACATCGGGGGCGCAATGTCGAACAGGCGCTGGCCCTGTTCCAGGGGAAGAAGGCCGGCCGCGAGCAGCGCAGCCTTTATTTGTCGGCGGCGCGTTCGTTCCTGTTCAATCAGGTGCTGGCGGGCCGCGTCGAGCAACGGACCTGGAATCGCCCGCTGCCGGGCGAAATCTGCATGCTGGACAAGTCGCACAGCCGTTTCAAAGCCGATACCCTGGATCAGGCGATAGCGGGACGCGTCGAGGCGGGAGAAATTCATCCGACCGGCGTCCTTTGGGGGCGAGGCGACAGCGGGGTCACGGAGGCGGTAGCGGCGCTCGAAGCCGAAGTGATCGGGCGCTTTCCCGAACTGGCGGAGGGGCTCCAGGACAGCGGCGTCGAAATCGAACGGCGGGCGCTGCGGGTCAACGTGCCGGATTTGGCATGGGAGTTCTTGGATGACCGGCTGCAGTTACGCTTTTCGCTGCCCGCCGGCAGTTATGCGACGGCGCTGCTGCGCGAGGTGATCGATTGGAATGATTGA
- a CDS encoding TonB-dependent receptor, producing the protein MNRLVSISLCYLAVLSSVLAEEEQSQDLDVVEVIDVAPLSGSGIDAKKVAANIQTANAEQMEKAQSISLAEYMNRHLGSVHVNEAQNNPLQPDIYYRGFVASPLLGLPQGLSTYVNGVRFNEPFGDTVNWDLIPRGAIDTMDLYPGSNPLYGLNSLGGAISLKTKTGFTAPKHQFEAYGGSWDRHSEELTSGWNNGTFGYFIDLHHFDEQGWRNFSPTEANQVFGTLSWRNDRANLDLTLGANDNDMRGNGAVPVQLQQIDRNAVFTHPDQTITRMFFSELAGSYALTDKIELSANAYYRQNRIRTFNGDDSDFDECAFDDAFLCNGDGQIAQDVLGNQIAASDSVEGATQNTSETYNRSRGGTLQAMFDHDWFGHKNNLLVGGSYDYADVHFGSDTELAQLTPDRGTIGSGILVEEARVRLNTVTETYGFYLSDSFSITDKLTATLAGRYNHVSITMKNQYIGADGEDKLSGKHSYERFNPSAGLTYQIFDHLGVYGSYGESSRVPTPMELSCADPNDPCRLPNAFVSDPPLDQVVAKTWEGGFRGDFNKLIGKGDTQWNLGYFNTTNHDDIIFHRSGGSISQGFFSNVGQTRRYGVEAGVNSFIPALFSSIDDWSFAANYTYLNARYLDSFIIQNPLNNDVAAQVRRGDKIPGIPEHIFKASVGVELWRRLSLAIDGLYSSDQFFRGDEANLTGQLQGYWLFNARAEYKFNKHFALFGKLDNIFDNHYNSFGTFGQADEVLGDAFNNPRFVSPGAPRAGWVGVRITF; encoded by the coding sequence ATGAACCGACTCGTCTCTATCTCCTTATGTTATCTGGCCGTGTTGTCGTCTGTACTGGCCGAGGAGGAACAGTCACAAGATCTCGACGTGGTCGAAGTGATCGATGTGGCGCCGCTGTCCGGCAGCGGCATCGACGCCAAGAAAGTAGCGGCGAACATCCAGACCGCAAATGCCGAACAGATGGAAAAGGCCCAAAGCATTTCCCTGGCCGAGTACATGAACCGTCACCTCGGCAGCGTGCATGTGAACGAGGCGCAAAATAATCCCCTGCAGCCCGATATTTATTACCGCGGCTTCGTCGCTTCGCCATTGCTGGGGTTGCCGCAGGGCCTGTCGACCTACGTGAACGGGGTCCGCTTCAACGAACCGTTCGGCGATACGGTCAACTGGGACCTGATTCCGCGCGGCGCGATCGACACAATGGACCTGTATCCGGGCTCCAATCCGCTGTATGGATTGAACAGCCTGGGCGGGGCGATTTCGCTGAAAACCAAGACCGGTTTTACCGCGCCGAAACACCAGTTCGAGGCGTACGGCGGTTCCTGGGACCGGCATTCGGAAGAGTTGACCAGCGGCTGGAACAACGGCACCTTCGGCTATTTCATCGACCTGCACCATTTCGACGAACAGGGCTGGCGCAATTTTTCGCCGACCGAGGCCAATCAGGTTTTCGGTACGCTGAGCTGGCGTAATGACCGGGCCAATCTCGATTTGACCCTGGGCGCGAACGACAACGACATGCGCGGCAACGGCGCGGTGCCGGTTCAACTGCAGCAGATCGACCGGAACGCGGTGTTCACCCATCCCGACCAGACCATTACCCGGATGTTTTTCTCCGAACTGGCCGGCAGCTATGCTTTGACCGACAAGATCGAGCTGAGCGCCAACGCCTATTACCGGCAGAACCGGATCCGAACCTTCAACGGCGATGACAGCGACTTTGACGAATGCGCGTTCGATGATGCGTTTTTGTGCAACGGGGACGGCCAAATCGCCCAAGATGTTTTGGGCAATCAAATTGCGGCCAGCGATAGTGTAGAGGGTGCGACTCAGAATACCAGCGAGACCTACAACCGTAGTCGCGGCGGCACTCTGCAGGCGATGTTCGACCACGATTGGTTCGGGCATAAAAACAATCTGCTCGTAGGCGGCAGCTACGATTACGCGGACGTGCACTTCGGTTCGGATACCGAGCTGGCGCAACTGACGCCCGATCGGGGCACGATCGGCAGCGGCATATTGGTGGAAGAAGCCAGGGTGCGCCTGAATACGGTCACCGAAACCTACGGCTTTTATCTGAGCGACAGTTTTTCGATCACCGACAAACTGACCGCGACGCTGGCGGGCCGCTATAACCATGTCAGCATCACGATGAAGAATCAATACATCGGCGCGGATGGCGAGGACAAGCTGAGCGGCAAGCATAGCTACGAGCGTTTCAATCCGTCCGCCGGCCTGACTTATCAGATTTTCGATCATCTGGGCGTGTACGGCAGCTACGGTGAATCGTCCCGGGTGCCGACGCCAATGGAGCTCAGCTGCGCCGATCCGAACGATCCGTGCCGCTTGCCGAATGCGTTCGTGTCCGATCCGCCGCTCGACCAAGTGGTCGCGAAGACGTGGGAAGGCGGTTTCCGCGGCGATTTCAACAAGCTGATCGGCAAGGGAGATACCCAATGGAACCTCGGCTATTTCAATACGACGAATCATGACGACATCATTTTCCATCGCAGCGGCGGCAGCATCAGCCAGGGGTTTTTCAGCAATGTGGGGCAGACCCGCCGCTACGGCGTCGAAGCGGGCGTGAATTCGTTTATTCCGGCTTTGTTTAGCTCGATCGATGACTGGAGTTTTGCGGCGAACTATACCTACCTGAATGCGCGTTACCTGGACAGCTTCATCATTCAGAATCCGCTGAACAACGACGTGGCGGCGCAGGTCCGGCGCGGCGACAAGATACCGGGCATACCGGAGCATATTTTCAAAGCATCGGTCGGCGTCGAGCTCTGGCGGCGCCTGTCGCTAGCCATCGACGGCCTGTACAGCAGCGACCAGTTTTTCCGTGGCGACGAGGCCAATCTGACAGGCCAACTGCAGGGCTACTGGCTATTCAACGCACGGGCCGAATACAAGTTCAACAAGCACTTCGCGTTGTTCGGCAAGCTCGACAACATTTTCGACAACCACTACAACTCGTTCGGGACTTTCGGGCAGGCGGACGAAGTGCTGGGCGATGCGTTCAACAATCCCCGCTTCGTATCGCCGGGCGCGCCCAGGGCAGGGTGGGTCGGTGTGCGGATCACTTTTTAA
- a CDS encoding response regulator: MKIRVLLVDDHAVVRAGFRLLLASVEAIEVVAEASRCEEACKLYDDFRPDVVVMDLSMPGIGGLEGIRRITARDPEAKILVFSIHDEKVYVERALAAGAKGYITKSSAPEMLITAVQAIAGGEDYIEAGLKASDAFRAGQPDYQALLAALSPKEFDVFRLLAKGLTTHEAADELCLGVKTVANYSTQIKAKLKVNTVAELARLAIDLKIL; encoded by the coding sequence ATGAAAATCAGAGTCTTGCTGGTCGATGACCATGCGGTGGTGCGCGCCGGTTTTCGGCTGCTCTTGGCGTCGGTCGAGGCGATCGAAGTCGTGGCCGAAGCGTCGCGTTGCGAGGAAGCCTGCAAACTGTACGACGACTTTCGGCCGGATGTCGTGGTGATGGATTTATCGATGCCGGGGATCGGGGGGCTGGAAGGCATCCGCCGGATTACCGCGCGCGATCCCGAAGCGAAGATTCTGGTGTTCAGCATCCATGACGAGAAAGTCTATGTCGAGCGGGCGCTCGCGGCGGGCGCGAAAGGCTATATTACGAAGAGCAGCGCGCCGGAAATGCTGATTACGGCCGTGCAGGCCATTGCCGGCGGCGAAGATTATATCGAAGCCGGATTGAAAGCCTCGGATGCGTTCCGGGCCGGACAGCCGGATTATCAGGCATTGCTGGCGGCGCTTTCACCGAAGGAGTTCGACGTGTTCCGCCTGCTCGCCAAGGGACTGACCACGCACGAAGCGGCCGACGAGCTGTGCCTGGGCGTCAAGACCGTGGCGAATTACAGCACGCAGATCAAAGCCAAGCTGAAAGTCAATACGGTTGCCGAACTGGCGCGGCTGGCGATCGATTTGAAAATCCTCTGA
- a CDS encoding GGDEF domain-containing protein, producing MKFFTRSADKNSDVGTDKWKNKYLDLLDAHERLEKAYKEEHETLIKIIIRLSIVSSEVDAQLEPYLQRIRDHLKNGIDNRQLKEDLESLTKIIYQLKDLSSKGSIKAADTNLLFEFLLQRYTSSRQQKELTQLKESGQPLAEPRRLFAAIARIIESDPVDAGISRQHGENESSVRHSIDTSFVSAQLLKLLEKIKVPEAFEQKVQNVKQQLNAGATSHSLESILDSIISLLIEINTDNQPKKEEIDKFLAQITEQLAALSSAITDSNKTFKNVGLNRSKFDQSVSEQMSDLQYRSLQATQLESLQKAISSHIDKITREIQENKKKEAIELEKFQLHMERLNQKIQAMEMETGELKSKLVVANSRAFSDALTGLPNRLAYDNRLKYEIAHWQRYHTPLCLLIWDIDFFKKINDNFGHQLGDAVLKHVGRLFSENIRKTDFVARLGGEEFVVLMPNTRQLSAFQKAENLRDIIEKHQLNLNGTVHCITVSCGIAQLMKGDTYELIFERADRALYQAKKRGRNRCCMG from the coding sequence ATGAAGTTCTTCACAAGATCGGCAGACAAAAATAGTGACGTCGGAACGGATAAATGGAAAAACAAATATCTGGATCTGCTGGATGCGCATGAACGACTGGAAAAAGCTTATAAAGAAGAACATGAAACACTAATCAAAATTATCATTCGCCTTTCCATTGTGAGTTCCGAAGTTGACGCCCAACTCGAACCCTACCTGCAGCGTATCCGCGATCATTTAAAGAACGGCATAGACAATCGTCAACTTAAGGAGGATCTTGAAAGCCTTACAAAAATTATCTATCAGCTTAAAGATTTGTCCTCGAAAGGATCGATAAAGGCTGCTGATACGAACCTTTTGTTCGAGTTTTTATTGCAGCGTTATACCTCGAGCAGGCAGCAAAAAGAATTAACTCAACTGAAAGAAAGCGGTCAGCCTTTAGCGGAGCCTCGGCGATTATTTGCGGCTATTGCCAGGATTATCGAGAGCGATCCAGTGGATGCAGGAATTTCCCGGCAACACGGTGAAAATGAGTCTTCAGTTCGGCATTCTATCGATACTTCTTTTGTCAGTGCGCAATTACTGAAACTCCTGGAAAAAATAAAGGTTCCGGAAGCATTCGAACAAAAGGTGCAAAACGTAAAACAACAATTAAACGCTGGGGCAACATCTCATTCGCTCGAATCGATACTGGATAGCATTATTTCGCTTTTGATCGAAATCAATACCGACAATCAACCGAAGAAAGAGGAGATCGATAAATTCCTGGCGCAAATAACCGAACAACTTGCGGCGCTGAGTTCGGCTATTACCGATTCTAATAAGACATTCAAGAATGTGGGTTTAAATAGAAGCAAATTCGACCAGTCGGTTTCCGAGCAAATGAGCGATCTGCAATACCGATCACTGCAGGCGACTCAGCTGGAGTCTTTACAAAAAGCCATTTCTTCCCATATCGATAAAATTACCCGGGAAATTCAGGAAAATAAAAAAAAGGAAGCGATCGAACTCGAAAAGTTTCAACTTCACATGGAAAGGCTGAATCAAAAAATCCAAGCGATGGAAATGGAAACCGGTGAACTCAAATCCAAGCTAGTCGTTGCTAATTCACGAGCGTTTAGCGATGCTTTAACAGGGCTGCCGAATCGTTTAGCTTATGACAATCGTTTAAAGTACGAAATAGCCCATTGGCAACGTTATCACACGCCGCTGTGTCTGCTGATATGGGATATCGATTTTTTCAAAAAAATCAATGACAATTTCGGGCATCAATTAGGGGATGCCGTGTTGAAGCATGTGGGCCGGCTGTTTTCGGAAAATATCCGTAAAACGGATTTTGTGGCCCGGCTTGGAGGAGAAGAATTTGTCGTGTTGATGCCGAATACCAGGCAACTCTCGGCTTTTCAAAAGGCAGAAAATTTACGCGATATTATCGAAAAACATCAGCTGAATCTAAACGGTACGGTCCATTGCATTACCGTTTCTTGCGGAATTGCCCAGTTGATGAAAGGCGATACTTATGAACTGATTTTTGAGCGGGCTGATCGGGCCTTGTATCAAGCGAAAAAACGCGGGCGAAACCGTTGCTGTATGGGCTAG
- a CDS encoding PAS domain-containing protein, which translates to MTNTFGNQAYQEGFGIPPEQLRGKHIREVLGEELYRLNQPYIQAVLKNCSNASLSMLPT; encoded by the coding sequence CTGACCAATACATTCGGCAATCAGGCCTACCAGGAAGGGTTTGGGATTCCTCCGGAACAATTGCGGGGCAAGCATATTCGCGAAGTCCTCGGCGAGGAGCTTTACAGGCTGAACCAGCCCTATATTCAGGCGGTTTTGAAGAACTGTTCGAACGCATCATTATCGATGCTTCCTACATAG
- a CDS encoding EAL domain-containing protein, whose product MAISEAIIVMAHKLGLKVIAEGVETKEQRDLLVAAECDFVQDYLYSKPLSSKDFEELLMKNLLTIG is encoded by the coding sequence ATGGCCATTTCGGAAGCCATCATTGTAATGGCCCATAAACTGGGGTTAAAAGTCATAGCAGAGGGAGTGGAAACCAAAGAGCAACGCGACCTGCTCGTTGCGGCGGAATGCGATTTTGTACAGGACTACCTCTACTCAAAACCGCTTTCCTCGAAAGATTTTGAAGAACTGCTGATGAAGAACTTATTGACTATCGGATAA
- a CDS encoding DUF6316 family protein — protein sequence MLLLSRYRLYLGNGINVFRAERIYSQSNPKTGTTEWFFSAREGNFGPFDSKERATKELRAFVGLCIKNGDDGGRGKKSTKLSLEPVRDFVFKRRE from the coding sequence TTGCTATTATTAAGCCGATATCGTCTTTATTTAGGCAATGGGATCAACGTGTTTCGAGCAGAAAGAATTTACAGCCAGAGTAATCCTAAAACGGGAACGACGGAATGGTTTTTTTCCGCGCGGGAAGGCAATTTCGGACCTTTTGACAGTAAAGAAAGAGCGACCAAAGAGCTTCGAGCCTTTGTTGGTCTTTGTATCAAAAACGGCGACGACGGCGGACGCGGCAAAAAGTCTACGAAATTAAGTCTTGAGCCGGTGCGCGACTTTGTTTTCAAGCGACGGGAGTAA
- the tsaE gene encoding tRNA (adenosine(37)-N6)-threonylcarbamoyltransferase complex ATPase subunit type 1 TsaE has translation MQRYLQSAEATEQFGAALWRLLPPKCLVFLHGDLGAGKTTLVRGFLQAAGHAGAVKSPTYTLVEEYRIGDRKIYHFDLYRLADPEELEWIGIRDYLDEESVCIVEWPEMGEGMLPAADVSIRLSVQDADRLIDMEVFSDELKLLCTRL, from the coding sequence ATGCAGCGTTATTTGCAATCGGCGGAAGCCACCGAACAGTTCGGCGCGGCGTTATGGCGCCTGTTGCCGCCGAAATGCCTGGTGTTTCTGCACGGCGACCTGGGGGCGGGAAAGACGACGCTGGTGCGCGGCTTTCTGCAGGCGGCGGGTCATGCCGGCGCGGTAAAGAGCCCGACTTACACGCTGGTCGAAGAGTACCGGATCGGCGATCGGAAAATCTATCATTTCGATTTATACCGCCTGGCCGATCCGGAGGAACTGGAATGGATCGGGATTCGCGATTACCTGGACGAGGAATCCGTCTGCATCGTCGAGTGGCCCGAGATGGGAGAGGGTATGCTGCCTGCGGCAGATGTATCGATCCGTTTGAGTGTGCAGGATGCGGACAGGTTAATCGATATGGAAGTTTTTTCGGACGAGTTAAAGCTTCTTTGTACCCGTCTATAA